The following are from one region of the Treponema denticola genome:
- a CDS encoding ABC transporter ATP-binding protein: MLKNFIKCICTVFKYGAFPAVVLFFLSVFTGLTLPFTVLYTQKLIDSIILFLKESVVLSSVLWNAAVLALTILFMNHVNFISNIAFIYLEKKLTYNLSEAILTKMLKIDFACFEDAALHDALKEIRSRPAKKVINLFKECRAFLCDSIKLFGMVFIFARVSPWLSLGFFVFLVLDFINEYIATKKIQAIYASQVFDERELEDLSSILSNKDALPELKIFSAIPFIVKKFKDKYKVLLKERISITLKSYRYMGIASVIMIAWFSFLIFVLIRLIIRGQVSVGMFTGLIASITEIYYLLVFMSQSFWGLIDDNKSIGFLYTFMDLPHDIHYNKMRHEEKILEQNILEQKTFDKKNAIIFENVSFHYPNSKKEVLKNISFRIEAGAHIALVGKNGSGKTSLIKLITGLYKPSSGNIFIGSKNINSISRDALHKEFSVVFQDYASYQMSLRENAALGSIEFLNDDEHLKKSLALISDDPVFDDLDKHLGKLEESGTELSGGQKQKLAIARACVAKTNFIIFDEPTASLDPSAEKEMYQNLQKIIGTSNKGRGCIFISHRLASAKMADIIFVLNEGRIIEKGSHDELIKNGGLYSKMYKEQASWYKDEPDTNKVFMRGDL; encoded by the coding sequence ATGTTAAAGAATTTTATTAAGTGCATCTGCACTGTTTTTAAATACGGAGCCTTTCCGGCTGTAGTCTTATTTTTTCTTTCGGTTTTTACCGGGCTGACCCTTCCTTTTACGGTTTTATATACTCAAAAATTAATCGATTCTATAATTTTATTTTTAAAAGAGTCTGTTGTTTTGTCTTCCGTTTTATGGAATGCTGCTGTTTTAGCCCTAACCATTCTTTTTATGAATCATGTTAATTTTATAAGCAATATAGCCTTTATCTATCTTGAAAAAAAATTGACTTATAATTTATCCGAAGCTATTTTAACCAAGATGCTTAAGATAGATTTTGCATGTTTTGAGGATGCTGCATTACACGATGCATTAAAGGAAATTAGGAGCCGCCCTGCAAAAAAGGTTATAAATCTTTTTAAAGAATGTAGGGCATTCCTTTGTGACAGTATAAAACTTTTTGGAATGGTTTTTATATTTGCAAGGGTTTCCCCTTGGCTGAGTCTCGGCTTTTTTGTTTTTTTAGTTTTAGATTTTATAAACGAATATATTGCAACAAAAAAAATCCAAGCTATCTATGCTTCTCAAGTTTTTGATGAAAGAGAACTCGAAGATTTAAGCTCTATCCTTTCAAATAAGGATGCCTTGCCCGAATTAAAAATATTTTCCGCGATTCCTTTTATCGTAAAAAAATTTAAGGATAAGTATAAGGTTTTATTAAAGGAAAGAATATCGATTACTCTAAAATCTTACCGTTACATGGGGATTGCTTCCGTAATAATGATAGCATGGTTTTCTTTTTTAATCTTTGTTTTGATTAGGTTAATCATAAGAGGACAAGTATCTGTAGGAATGTTTACAGGTCTTATAGCCTCAATAACGGAAATTTATTATTTGCTTGTATTTATGTCTCAAAGTTTTTGGGGCCTGATTGATGATAATAAGAGTATCGGCTTTTTGTACACATTTATGGACCTTCCCCATGATATTCACTATAACAAGATGCGGCATGAGGAAAAAATTTTAGAACAAAACATTTTGGAACAAAAAACTTTCGATAAAAAAAATGCAATCATTTTTGAAAATGTTTCTTTCCATTATCCTAATTCTAAAAAAGAAGTTTTAAAAAATATTTCTTTTAGGATAGAAGCGGGGGCACACATTGCCTTGGTAGGAAAAAACGGCAGCGGAAAAACAAGTTTGATAAAACTGATAACAGGGCTTTATAAGCCTTCATCCGGAAATATCTTTATAGGTTCAAAAAACATAAACTCTATTTCCCGCGATGCCCTTCATAAGGAGTTTAGTGTTGTGTTTCAAGATTATGCAAGCTATCAGATGAGCCTGCGTGAAAATGCAGCACTGGGAAGTATCGAATTTTTAAATGATGATGAACACCTAAAAAAATCCCTTGCCCTTATTTCCGATGATCCGGTTTTTGATGATCTGGATAAGCATCTTGGAAAATTGGAAGAATCGGGAACGGAGCTTTCGGGAGGACAAAAACAAAAACTTGCAATTGCAAGGGCTTGTGTCGCTAAAACTAATTTTATAATTTTTGATGAACCTACGGCTTCATTGGATCCTTCAGCCGAAAAAGAAATGTATCAAAATCTTCAAAAAATTATAGGTACTTCCAATAAGGGGCGGGGCTGTATTTTTATCTCTCACCGTCTTGCAAGTGCAAAAATGGCAGACATCATTTTTGTGCTCAATGAAGGAAGAATAATAGAAAAAGGCTCCCATGATGAACTTATAAAAAATGGCGGCCTTTATTCTAAAATGTACAAGGAGCAGGCCTCTTGGTATAAGGATGAGCCTGACACTAATAAAGTTTTTATGAGAGGAGACTTATGA
- the xseB gene encoding exodeoxyribonuclease VII small subunit: protein MKKFEERLEKLEKISDDIRSSDIPLEKALSLFEEGIKLAKGLEKDIEKMEGKIEVLLNQPVLPEEEPELDLFTVTENV, encoded by the coding sequence ATGAAAAAATTTGAAGAAAGACTGGAAAAACTTGAAAAGATAAGCGATGACATACGCTCCTCCGATATTCCTTTGGAAAAAGCTCTTTCCCTCTTTGAAGAAGGCATAAAGCTTGCCAAGGGGCTCGAAAAAGATATAGAAAAAATGGAAGGAAAGATTGAAGTCTTATTAAACCAGCCCGTACTGCCTGAAGAAGAGCCGGAACTCGACCTGTTTACGGTAACGGAAAACGTTTAA
- the mutL gene encoding DNA mismatch repair endonuclease MutL: MREYKPVKLLSKETASKIAAGEVIERPASVVRELLDNSIDAGASQIIVEIEEGGISAIRVSDDGCGMTREDLELCTHTHSTSKIEEAEDLLHLRSLGFRGEALSSVQAVSSLEITSTREGPAAWKLSLGKISPARLNNGTTVEVKNLFENFPARKKFLKRPQYEAAQCRQTFVEKALPHYNIEMRYIADGINKLILPAHSSLKERCLAAMSLKEPEELFYEINQKGDGFSFKAILGSPAVVRSDKRNIYIFVNGRRINEYGLVQAVCYASEGYFPNGGFPTAFVFLNVDPERVDFNIHPAKREAKFEDYKEIHHSLSSTISSFYKQKTVSDLLKESYQPEYTRGFDFEKTEYEAADLNQSYNPAGTKNYLQSNTFDYRQNSTKTYWPSSPIKQLEASAAFQEVSAAQHRLSAAAHEVSALPQDLPKSNFKFLGQFCGTFIAVEKNNALYIIDQHAAHERILFEGLKKSLGPSQELLIPYRLETESEKDDEIIRLNLQELQKAGFNISEEKKGLWIIRAVPIRWQGTEKDLKEDLAGAGKDTSGLMHHILARSACRAACKDGDIIDPVSAYNIAVKTFALPEPLCPHGRPLYFIIDRTELFKRIKRT; encoded by the coding sequence ATGAGAGAATACAAGCCCGTAAAACTCTTATCAAAAGAAACCGCAAGCAAAATAGCCGCCGGAGAAGTTATCGAGCGGCCTGCCTCTGTTGTGCGGGAACTATTGGATAACTCGATAGATGCGGGAGCCTCTCAAATTATAGTAGAAATCGAAGAAGGCGGAATAAGTGCAATAAGGGTAAGCGATGACGGCTGCGGAATGACAAGGGAAGACTTGGAACTTTGTACCCATACCCATTCCACAAGCAAAATAGAAGAGGCTGAAGACCTCCTTCACTTACGGAGCTTGGGCTTTAGGGGCGAAGCCCTTTCATCGGTGCAGGCGGTAAGCTCCCTCGAAATTACCTCCACCCGCGAAGGCCCCGCAGCTTGGAAACTTTCCTTAGGAAAGATTTCTCCTGCCCGCCTAAATAATGGCACAACAGTCGAAGTTAAAAATCTTTTTGAAAACTTCCCTGCCCGAAAAAAATTTTTAAAACGCCCCCAATATGAGGCAGCCCAATGCCGTCAGACCTTTGTCGAAAAGGCCCTCCCCCACTACAATATCGAAATGCGTTATATAGCGGACGGAATAAATAAGCTCATTCTTCCGGCCCATTCTTCCTTAAAAGAAAGATGCCTTGCAGCCATGAGCCTTAAAGAACCTGAAGAGCTTTTTTACGAGATAAACCAAAAAGGCGACGGCTTTTCTTTTAAAGCAATTTTAGGAAGCCCCGCTGTAGTCCGATCCGACAAGCGGAATATCTATATTTTTGTAAACGGAAGGCGGATAAACGAGTACGGCCTTGTTCAAGCCGTTTGCTATGCATCGGAAGGCTATTTTCCCAATGGAGGCTTTCCCACAGCCTTTGTGTTTTTAAATGTAGACCCCGAAAGAGTCGACTTCAATATTCATCCTGCAAAAAGGGAAGCAAAATTTGAAGACTATAAAGAAATCCATCACAGCCTGAGCTCAACCATAAGTTCTTTTTATAAACAAAAAACGGTTTCCGATCTTTTAAAGGAAAGCTATCAACCTGAATATACGCGAGGCTTTGATTTTGAAAAAACTGAATATGAAGCCGCCGATTTAAACCAAAGCTATAATCCGGCCGGCACAAAAAACTATCTGCAGAGCAATACCTTCGACTATCGGCAGAACAGCACAAAAACCTATTGGCCGTCATCTCCGATAAAGCAGCTTGAAGCCTCGGCAGCTTTTCAGGAAGTGTCAGCAGCACAGCATAGACTGTCGGCTGCTGCTCATGAGGTCTCAGCTCTGCCGCAAGACCTCCCCAAATCCAATTTTAAATTTTTAGGCCAATTTTGCGGCACCTTTATCGCTGTCGAAAAAAACAATGCCCTCTATATAATAGACCAACATGCCGCCCACGAGCGTATCCTCTTTGAAGGCTTAAAAAAAAGCCTCGGCCCCTCGCAGGAACTTTTAATTCCTTACCGCCTCGAAACGGAATCCGAAAAAGACGATGAAATCATAAGGCTAAACCTCCAAGAGCTTCAAAAAGCGGGCTTTAATATAAGTGAAGAAAAAAAAGGGCTTTGGATTATAAGGGCGGTTCCCATAAGATGGCAGGGCACGGAAAAGGACTTAAAAGAAGACCTTGCAGGTGCAGGTAAGGATACTTCGGGACTCATGCACCATATCCTTGCAAGATCTGCCTGCCGTGCCGCCTGCAAAGACGGCGACATCATCGACCCCGTTTCTGCATACAATATAGCGGTTAAAACCTTCGCCCTCCCCGAACCGCTCTGCCCCCACGGCCGCCCCCTCTATTTTATAATCGACCGCACCGAACTTTTTAAACGGATAAAGCGAACTTAA
- a CDS encoding RidA family protein, with protein MKEIIATNKAPSAIGPYSQGIKANGFVFTSGQIPLDPATGAFPEGIKAQTRQSLLNVKAILEQAGTSIDKVIKTTVFLSDMNNFAAMNEVYAEIFGSSNHPSRSAVQVARLPKDALVEIEVIALA; from the coding sequence ATGAAAGAAATCATAGCAACAAACAAAGCACCTTCAGCCATCGGCCCCTATTCTCAGGGAATTAAGGCAAACGGTTTTGTATTTACGTCGGGGCAAATCCCCTTGGATCCTGCTACGGGAGCCTTTCCTGAAGGAATTAAAGCCCAAACACGCCAGTCCTTGCTCAACGTAAAGGCAATTTTGGAACAGGCAGGAACAAGCATCGACAAGGTAATCAAAACCACCGTTTTTTTAAGCGATATGAATAACTTTGCTGCAATGAACGAGGTATATGCAGAAATCTTCGGTTCATCAAACCATCCTTCAAGATCTGCAGTACAGGTTGCCCGCCTTCCTAAAGACGCCCTCGTCGAAATAGAAGTAATCGCTCTTGCATAA
- a CDS encoding tetratricopeptide repeat protein: MSDIKHEKKLANMDSPGETTKSFENKLDEEIPDIEESDFINSPPFSDEIFSPEDSKQVEISELSKQAYSLLKGNSITEAINVFKKILELDPTNNYALVGLGDAERKNNKFNEAIKFYKQCLEHHPSNNYALFGLADCYKSMNQFPRAIAIWEEYLKFDDKNITVLTRVADAYRKTKEFEKAEKLYQKVLEKSPKNAYALIGLGHLNYDFKKYREALVYWEKVMESSGELVDIRILTSIGNCYRKMKLFDRGVYYFERALERSPDNFYGLFGLADCYRGLNQQYNSIVYWKKILELDPNNKVILTRIGDAYRSMNDFEKAKENYQKALDIDFDSYAMLGLAILCKLQQKYDQAITTLTHLKDTEDTNYRVYLELAQCYIEKKEKQKAIETLIDFQKLGIKNQTVSDLLFELTKNDH; encoded by the coding sequence ATGTCAGACATCAAACATGAAAAAAAGTTAGCCAATATGGATAGTCCCGGTGAGACTACAAAAAGTTTCGAAAACAAATTAGATGAAGAGATTCCTGACATTGAGGAATCTGATTTTATAAATAGTCCGCCCTTTAGCGATGAGATATTCAGCCCGGAGGATTCAAAACAGGTAGAAATATCCGAACTTTCAAAACAGGCCTACTCCCTTTTAAAAGGCAACAGTATTACTGAAGCGATCAATGTTTTTAAGAAAATATTGGAACTGGATCCCACAAATAATTATGCGCTGGTAGGCTTAGGTGATGCAGAGCGTAAAAACAATAAATTCAATGAAGCAATAAAATTTTACAAACAATGCCTTGAACATCATCCCAGCAATAACTATGCTCTTTTCGGTCTTGCAGACTGCTACAAGTCAATGAACCAATTTCCAAGGGCCATAGCTATCTGGGAAGAATACCTTAAGTTTGATGATAAAAATATCACGGTATTAACCCGTGTAGCCGATGCTTATCGAAAAACCAAGGAATTTGAAAAGGCAGAAAAACTTTATCAAAAAGTGTTGGAAAAATCCCCGAAAAACGCTTACGCCTTAATAGGCTTGGGTCACCTAAATTACGACTTTAAAAAATATCGGGAAGCCCTCGTATACTGGGAAAAGGTAATGGAATCAAGCGGAGAATTGGTAGATATACGTATCTTAACATCTATTGGAAACTGTTACCGAAAGATGAAGCTCTTTGACCGAGGTGTATATTATTTTGAAAGAGCCCTTGAACGCTCACCCGATAATTTCTACGGCCTCTTCGGTTTGGCTGACTGTTACAGAGGTTTAAACCAGCAATATAACTCCATAGTATACTGGAAAAAAATACTTGAACTTGATCCTAACAACAAGGTCATTTTAACACGAATAGGCGATGCCTACCGCAGCATGAATGACTTTGAAAAGGCAAAAGAAAACTATCAAAAAGCTCTTGATATAGACTTTGATTCATATGCAATGTTAGGCCTTGCAATATTGTGCAAGCTGCAGCAAAAATATGATCAGGCTATTACTACCCTAACCCATCTTAAAGATACCGAAGATACAAATTATAGGGTATATCTTGAACTTGCCCAGTGCTATATAGAAAAAAAGGAAAAGCAAAAAGCTATAGAAACCTTAATAGATTTCCAAAAACTTGGAATTAAAAATCAAACGGTTTCAGACCTCTTGTTTGAGCTGACAAAAAATGACCATTAA
- the rlmN gene encoding 23S rRNA (adenine(2503)-C(2))-methyltransferase RlmN: MTIKKNETALSGMFPEEIQNFCGLKEKFRAQQIFHWIASGVNSFDEMTNLSFDMRSKLKNDFSLFSTKIKEALKDKDGTIKLAVELYDGSVIETVLLTDKAKRKTACVSCQAGCPMKCAFCKTGQIGFLRNLSASEIVEQFLHLEREAGSLDNIVFMGMGEPMLNLPEIDKAINILAHPKGRNLSKRRITISTSGLCKGIYEMADKGPEVRLAVSLTTADETLRSELMPINKTNSLDELKQAIKYFNSKSNKRVTLELALMKGLNTDKKAAQQVIEFAKGLECFINLIPWNPVEGLNFKTPSETEVRTFETYLKKAGLNISTRQKRGQSIGGACGQLGSTATRSNRF; this comes from the coding sequence ATGACCATTAAAAAGAATGAAACAGCTCTTTCCGGAATGTTTCCTGAAGAGATTCAAAACTTTTGCGGTCTAAAAGAAAAATTCAGAGCCCAACAAATTTTTCACTGGATAGCTTCGGGAGTAAACAGCTTTGACGAAATGACAAATCTGTCATTCGATATGCGCTCTAAACTAAAAAATGATTTTTCTCTGTTTTCGACAAAAATAAAAGAAGCATTAAAGGATAAGGACGGTACAATCAAACTGGCTGTAGAGCTTTATGACGGCTCAGTCATAGAAACCGTATTACTGACAGATAAAGCAAAAAGAAAAACAGCCTGTGTTTCGTGTCAGGCAGGCTGCCCCATGAAATGCGCTTTTTGTAAAACCGGACAGATAGGCTTTTTAAGAAATCTTTCGGCTTCAGAAATCGTAGAACAATTTTTACATTTGGAAAGAGAAGCAGGAAGTTTGGATAATATAGTCTTTATGGGGATGGGAGAACCCATGTTGAATTTACCCGAAATAGATAAGGCAATAAACATTCTTGCCCATCCTAAAGGGAGAAATCTTTCCAAAAGGCGCATAACAATTTCAACCTCAGGCCTATGCAAGGGAATCTATGAGATGGCAGATAAGGGGCCTGAAGTACGCCTTGCCGTATCATTGACAACTGCTGACGAGACATTAAGATCAGAGCTTATGCCTATCAATAAAACAAACAGCCTTGACGAATTAAAGCAAGCAATAAAATACTTTAATTCAAAATCGAATAAGAGGGTAACCTTAGAGCTGGCCCTTATGAAGGGGCTTAATACCGATAAAAAGGCAGCTCAACAGGTCATAGAATTTGCAAAAGGCCTTGAATGCTTTATAAATTTAATACCATGGAATCCCGTAGAAGGCTTGAATTTTAAAACTCCATCTGAAACGGAAGTCCGTACTTTTGAGACTTATCTAAAGAAGGCCGGTTTAAATATAAGCACACGGCAAAAAAGAGGTCAAAGCATAGGAGGAGCCTGCGGTCAACTAGGATCCACAGCAACAAGATCCAATCGGTTCTAA
- a CDS encoding EAL domain-containing protein → MKKSKNARKYSTSILSRLLVPMLFVFALQAAVMLTMFLSSDILKKSGDNAYGVLSEKVLNRKMLIENEMSNRWTRITDLHEKVLKVIKAELSRNNIELYQLADNHDLQNSILDTLLPQLIYTIRRNYVTGVFLVIDAPSPIAKKDEFFYPGLYVRNEDPSSYSLSNEDIVISRGPSEVVQNHNIALGVDWSPFFTISPNSRDIFYRYFNAPIAAALEYPNEPAKNLAFWNTLFRPDTLSDEVITYSIPIKDEKGKIYGVIGIDLSARYIQSFLDFAELDIYKKGMYCIAFHDVDKNAGTFLPIVFNSIASNLNAGHIPAFEVEQTDYKNVYSIDKGSIFTERYCLAIEPFHLYQRNGMYENQEWVLIGLAPEASVLSFSVTLKKIFWQSVLVSGFLFLAGSYLSSQHISSMFTKVVLKLQNSDPRKMLSIEKMNITEIDTLLVAIERLSASVFNAASRVSTIIEKLQVPIGVFEHNILMGTVFCNSIWFKLFNSQKYSGDSVLNTDEFYKLLDHYEYYINSKDDTKTIYAIPTGEHGKVRWIRFMQTKENDKILGIALDITKEVEDRKKLELQMNYDELTGLYNRAAFDRKITEVFKQKHLGICALVMWDLDNLKYLNDSFGHAYGDTHLMAFGKKLAMLQQERCLVCRRSGDEFYSFFYTFSTSDEIKLILTAFWKDIQETPITLPNGETSKLRVSAGLAWYPYDADNQADLVRYADFAMYDVKHSFKGSLHEFNLDVYKKNYIMIHGTEALNQMLDRNLIEYALQPIVTSGTGDIYGYEMLMRSSAPEFKSPEDILRLAKAQSKLHKLEELTFFGAMDTFVKKIERGEISKDTKIFLNTISSQVLSNAKFFEFEEKFKPYLSNIVLEITESEPLNTNFYDLKNERIRNWNAMVAIDDFGSGYSNESSLLFLSPNLVKIDMSIVRDVHKSLDKQNVLENLVSYAKKRDIIILAEGVETIDEIDVLLRFGVDLFQGYFFAKPSFDITPIPEERIQELNKVFSLY, encoded by the coding sequence ATGAAAAAAAGTAAAAATGCTCGAAAATATTCTACTTCCATTTTGTCACGCCTTTTGGTTCCCATGCTTTTTGTATTTGCTCTTCAGGCTGCAGTAATGCTGACGATGTTTTTAAGCTCCGATATCCTTAAAAAATCCGGCGATAATGCTTATGGAGTTTTAAGTGAAAAGGTTTTAAACCGCAAAATGCTGATCGAAAATGAAATGTCCAATAGGTGGACAAGAATTACGGATTTGCATGAAAAAGTTTTGAAGGTAATCAAGGCCGAATTGTCCCGTAATAATATTGAGCTTTATCAGCTTGCAGATAATCATGACTTGCAAAACAGTATTCTCGATACACTTCTGCCTCAGCTTATATATACCATAAGACGGAACTATGTTACGGGCGTCTTTTTGGTTATTGATGCGCCAAGTCCTATTGCAAAAAAAGACGAATTTTTTTATCCCGGCTTATATGTAAGAAATGAAGATCCTTCTTCCTATTCTTTAAGCAATGAGGACATCGTTATATCGAGAGGTCCGTCAGAGGTTGTGCAAAATCATAATATTGCTTTAGGAGTGGATTGGTCTCCTTTCTTTACTATTTCGCCTAACAGCCGGGATATTTTTTATAGGTATTTTAATGCGCCTATTGCTGCCGCTCTAGAATATCCTAATGAACCTGCTAAAAATCTTGCTTTTTGGAATACTTTATTTAGACCGGATACTTTAAGTGATGAGGTGATTACATACTCCATTCCGATAAAGGATGAAAAAGGAAAAATTTACGGAGTTATTGGTATAGATCTTTCGGCAAGATATATTCAGAGCTTTTTAGACTTTGCTGAGCTTGATATTTATAAAAAGGGAATGTATTGTATAGCCTTCCATGATGTAGATAAGAATGCCGGAACTTTTTTGCCGATAGTTTTTAACAGCATTGCAAGTAATTTGAATGCCGGCCATATTCCTGCCTTTGAGGTTGAACAAACCGACTATAAAAATGTTTATAGTATCGATAAGGGTTCAATATTTACGGAAAGATATTGTTTGGCCATAGAACCCTTTCATCTTTATCAACGTAACGGAATGTACGAAAATCAAGAGTGGGTGTTGATAGGTCTGGCTCCCGAGGCAAGTGTACTTTCGTTTTCGGTAACATTAAAGAAAATATTTTGGCAGTCTGTTCTTGTTTCGGGTTTTTTGTTTTTAGCCGGTTCTTACTTGTCGAGTCAACATATTTCCAGTATGTTTACAAAGGTTGTACTAAAGCTTCAAAACAGTGATCCCAGAAAGATGCTGAGTATCGAAAAAATGAATATTACGGAAATAGATACTCTACTTGTTGCAATAGAAAGATTAAGTGCCAGTGTTTTTAATGCGGCTTCACGGGTTTCTACGATTATAGAAAAGCTGCAGGTTCCTATAGGGGTTTTTGAACACAATATATTGATGGGTACGGTTTTTTGCAATTCGATTTGGTTTAAATTGTTTAATAGTCAAAAATATTCAGGCGATTCCGTTTTGAATACGGACGAATTTTATAAATTGTTGGATCATTATGAGTATTATATAAATTCAAAGGATGATACAAAAACCATCTATGCTATACCTACAGGGGAACATGGGAAGGTCCGCTGGATAAGGTTTATGCAGACGAAGGAAAACGACAAAATCTTAGGTATAGCACTCGATATTACAAAGGAAGTTGAAGACCGCAAAAAACTTGAACTTCAAATGAATTATGATGAACTTACCGGCCTTTATAATAGAGCTGCCTTTGACAGAAAGATAACCGAAGTATTTAAGCAAAAACATTTAGGTATCTGTGCTCTTGTTATGTGGGATCTTGATAACCTAAAATATTTAAACGATTCTTTCGGGCATGCTTATGGAGATACTCATCTTATGGCTTTTGGAAAAAAGCTTGCCATGCTGCAACAAGAGCGCTGTCTTGTTTGCAGGCGCTCAGGGGATGAGTTTTATAGCTTCTTTTACACCTTTTCGACATCCGATGAAATTAAACTTATTTTGACCGCTTTTTGGAAGGATATACAGGAGACTCCCATCACTCTCCCTAATGGAGAAACGTCAAAGCTCCGAGTCTCGGCCGGCTTGGCTTGGTATCCTTACGATGCAGATAATCAGGCCGATTTAGTCCGATATGCCGATTTTGCAATGTATGACGTAAAACATTCGTTTAAGGGCTCTTTACATGAATTCAATTTGGATGTTTATAAAAAGAATTATATAATGATCCATGGTACGGAAGCTCTTAATCAGATGCTTGACAGGAATCTTATAGAATATGCCTTACAGCCTATTGTTACTTCAGGTACCGGAGATATTTACGGATATGAAATGCTGATGCGTTCTTCTGCTCCGGAATTTAAAAGCCCTGAGGATATATTGCGTCTTGCTAAGGCCCAGTCAAAGCTGCATAAACTTGAAGAGCTTACTTTTTTTGGAGCAATGGATACCTTTGTTAAAAAGATAGAAAGAGGCGAAATATCTAAAGATACGAAGATATTTTTAAATACCATAAGCTCGCAAGTTTTATCGAATGCCAAATTCTTCGAATTTGAGGAAAAGTTTAAGCCTTATCTTTCAAATATTGTTTTGGAAATTACGGAATCCGAGCCTCTTAACACAAACTTTTATGATCTAAAAAACGAAAGAATCCGCAATTGGAATGCAATGGTTGCAATTGACGACTTCGGAAGCGGCTATAGTAACGAGTCATCTCTTTTGTTCTTATCGCCTAATTTGGTAAAGATAGATATGTCCATCGTAAGGGATGTCCATAAGAGTCTTGATAAGCAAAATGTATTGGAAAACCTTGTTTCATATGCAAAGAAAAGAGATATAATAATATTGGCCGAAGGTGTTGAAACAATAGATGAGATAGACGTATTGCTGCGGTTCGGTGTAGACTTGTTCCAAGGTTACTTTTTTGCAAAGCCGTCTTTCGATATTACTCCCATACCCGAAGAAAGAATACAGGAGTTAAACAAGGTTTTCTCTTTGTATTAG